The proteins below come from a single Oerskovia jenensis genomic window:
- a CDS encoding phage tail tube protein, with amino-acid sequence MPRSLADGKTKFTILTTKPADPAKPTAAELNAGIDASCNLMASDFLWGATDSDKVAEKALCVENNANSLGASNYQVGLTPFRYFDATTGASATDEGDDVFQALKAKGTTLYGYARKTSKKSTEAWAASDEIYLGGEFLTDEPQPPSDLGGFVKWRVPGEMQAAWPFITVAAGA; translated from the coding sequence ATGCCTCGTTCCCTGGCTGACGGCAAGACGAAGTTCACCATCCTCACGACGAAGCCGGCCGACCCCGCGAAGCCGACGGCCGCCGAGCTCAACGCGGGCATCGACGCGTCGTGCAACCTCATGGCGTCCGACTTCCTGTGGGGTGCCACCGACTCGGACAAGGTCGCGGAGAAGGCGCTGTGCGTCGAGAACAACGCGAACAGCCTCGGCGCATCGAACTACCAGGTCGGTCTGACGCCGTTCCGGTACTTCGACGCCACGACCGGTGCGTCCGCGACCGACGAGGGCGACGACGTGTTCCAGGCACTCAAGGCCAAGGGCACGACCCTCTACGGGTACGCCCGCAAGACGTCGAAGAAGTCGACCGAGGCGTGGGCCGCGTCCGACGAGATCTACCTCGGCGGGGAGTTCCTCACCGACGAGCCGCAGCCCCCGTCGGACCTGGGCGGCTTCGTGAAGTGGCGTGTCCCGGGCGAGATGCAGGCTGCGTGGCCGTTCATCACGGTCGCGGCTGGCGCCTGA
- a CDS encoding HK97-gp10 family putative phage morphogenesis protein, translated as MSFSIDASELNALAADLSNVAGKIGPKVQTVMRKTARDIEADAKAFAPVDTGNLRSSIGHSDLRTVGQSGTLEVEIGPTANYGVFVEFGTSRMAPHAFMGPAFDRRSPGFVSALEDIVGEFL; from the coding sequence GTGAGCTTCAGCATCGACGCGTCCGAGCTCAACGCCCTCGCCGCGGACCTCTCGAACGTCGCCGGCAAGATCGGGCCCAAGGTGCAGACCGTCATGCGAAAGACCGCGCGCGACATCGAGGCCGACGCGAAGGCGTTCGCCCCGGTCGACACCGGCAACCTCCGGTCCAGCATCGGCCACTCCGACCTGCGCACGGTCGGGCAGTCCGGCACGCTCGAGGTCGAGATCGGGCCCACCGCGAACTACGGGGTCTTCGTCGAGTTCGGCACCTCCCGCATGGCGCCCCACGCGTTCATGGGCCCGGCGTTCGATCGCCGCTCCCCCGGGTTCGTGTCTGCGCTCGAGGACATCGTCGGGGAGTTCCTGTGA
- a CDS encoding DUF6093 family protein: MPFPGTTVIPAGWAAHHKPVTEGAMGATCRITTGGAGGWDPGTGATGPGAETVLYEGKCRIQAQATTPTTGDAAGQLVTQHTYLVVITADAPVIPTGDAGAKVRILTVDANGDSALPGRTLTVSDARYSSLRWERDLTCIDDHTNQEAS; this comes from the coding sequence ATGCCGTTCCCCGGAACCACGGTCATCCCGGCCGGGTGGGCCGCGCACCACAAGCCCGTCACCGAGGGCGCCATGGGCGCGACGTGCCGCATCACCACCGGCGGCGCTGGCGGCTGGGACCCCGGCACCGGTGCCACCGGCCCTGGTGCGGAGACCGTCCTGTACGAGGGCAAGTGCCGCATCCAAGCCCAAGCGACCACCCCCACTACAGGGGACGCCGCGGGCCAGCTCGTCACCCAGCACACCTACCTCGTCGTCATCACCGCGGACGCCCCCGTGATCCCGACCGGCGACGCCGGCGCGAAGGTCCGCATCCTCACCGTCGACGCCAACGGCGACAGCGCGCTCCCCGGCCGCACCCTCACGGTCTCCGACGCCCGGTACTCGTCCCTGCGGTGGGAGCGAGACCTGACCTGCATCGACGACCACACCAACCAGGAGGCGTCGTGA
- a CDS encoding phage major capsid protein, translating into MTISNVGEAFGLTDAGTMLGNSPTQRRQYSPARAKAIVEAAELWGRAWDGNDRAALLVKEALSTSDLFRSVTGDVLDRELLTKYNDTPAQWTQWATRASVKDFKPKKLVDILGGREALDEVPELSEYPEGVHDTDEYEISVKKFGRRFGYSWEASINDDIDELKQMPSNFAIAATVTEDKVANSLLVTSTGAPNPGFFKTANGNAPETKVLDHDNLSAAITKVSTKEDAEGEILVPGALILEVGPAQEMNARRLLNATEVRVTNGGKTTLEPNWLKGAITLVVNARLKGTAWFVLPAPTAPRPAFAVAFLRGYETPDIRKKNDQGTTVSGGALGADAGSFNEDGVYFRVRHVAGGASLLPTHTYAATGASS; encoded by the coding sequence ATGACCATCTCCAACGTGGGTGAGGCGTTCGGCCTCACCGATGCCGGCACCATGCTCGGCAACAGCCCCACCCAGCGCCGCCAGTACTCCCCCGCCCGGGCCAAGGCCATCGTCGAGGCCGCCGAGCTGTGGGGCCGCGCGTGGGACGGCAACGACCGCGCAGCGCTCCTCGTCAAGGAGGCCCTGTCGACGTCGGACCTGTTCCGGTCCGTCACCGGCGACGTCCTGGACCGCGAGCTCCTCACGAAGTACAACGACACGCCCGCGCAGTGGACCCAGTGGGCCACGCGCGCGAGCGTGAAGGACTTCAAGCCGAAGAAGCTCGTCGACATCCTCGGCGGCCGCGAAGCCCTCGACGAGGTGCCCGAGCTGTCCGAGTACCCCGAGGGCGTCCACGACACCGACGAGTACGAGATCTCGGTGAAGAAGTTCGGTCGCCGGTTCGGGTACTCGTGGGAGGCGAGCATCAACGACGACATCGACGAGCTGAAGCAGATGCCGTCGAACTTCGCGATCGCCGCCACGGTCACCGAGGACAAGGTCGCGAACTCGCTCCTCGTGACGAGCACGGGCGCCCCGAACCCCGGGTTCTTCAAGACCGCGAACGGGAACGCCCCCGAGACGAAGGTCCTCGACCACGACAACCTCTCCGCGGCGATCACGAAGGTCTCCACGAAGGAGGACGCCGAGGGCGAGATCCTCGTGCCCGGCGCGCTGATCCTCGAGGTCGGGCCCGCGCAGGAGATGAACGCCCGCCGGCTCCTCAACGCGACCGAGGTCCGGGTCACCAACGGCGGCAAGACGACGCTCGAGCCGAACTGGCTCAAGGGCGCCATCACCCTCGTCGTGAACGCCCGCCTCAAGGGCACGGCCTGGTTCGTGCTCCCCGCCCCGACGGCACCCCGCCCCGCGTTCGCGGTCGCGTTCCTGCGCGGCTACGAGACGCCGGACATCCGCAAGAAGAACGACCAGGGCACGACCGTCAGCGGCGGCGCGCTCGGTGCCGACGCGGGGTCGTTCAACGAGGACGGCGTGTACTTCCGCGTCCGCCACGTCGCCGGTGGCGCGAGCCTCCTGCCGACGCACACCTACGCGGCCACGGGCGCCTCGTCCTGA
- a CDS encoding DUF2190 family protein has product MRNLIFNEARKISLPVPADTKSGAPVKVGSLIGVTATAEGEGGNAEGYATVWREGSYELQVAGAIASVGLPVYITSANALTATVTDNTLFGYSHGTKGTGTGPLPVILAQV; this is encoded by the coding sequence ATGAGGAACCTCATCTTCAACGAGGCGCGCAAGATCTCGCTGCCCGTTCCCGCCGACACCAAGTCCGGCGCCCCCGTCAAGGTCGGCTCCCTCATCGGCGTCACCGCCACCGCGGAGGGCGAGGGCGGCAACGCCGAGGGCTACGCCACCGTCTGGCGTGAGGGCTCCTACGAGCTCCAGGTCGCCGGTGCGATCGCGTCCGTGGGCCTGCCGGTCTACATCACGAGCGCGAACGCGCTCACCGCCACCGTGACCGACAACACCCTGTTCGGGTACTCGCACGGCACCAAGGGGACCGGCACCGGGCCGCTCCCGGTCATCCTCGCCCAGGTCTGA
- a CDS encoding phage minor head protein, with amino-acid sequence MRVALDKTVDAATNDLVKAWVYAWDTLSHDWELALTDLIAQAQDGAWPTRATIYRAERVLRTLDATQAALERLAREAGVRIVEDLAAIAAESVEWQARLTASQMPAQAGTQAVLGAQFNRVEASALEAIVARTTEQITSTLLPLSAEAAASLNAALLRGVALGENPKSAARAMLKRIESTFNGGLTRAMNVARTEMLDAHRGAAYAQDQANADVLAAWEWHAALDRRTCPSCLAQHGRQHPIDEPGPYDHQQGRCARVPVTKSWAELGFTGIKEPKSLTQDARAWFDALPAKDQLQIMGPARLDLLKSGDIEWDDLSQRRTATGWRDTYTVTPVSALASS; translated from the coding sequence ATGCGCGTTGCCCTCGACAAGACGGTCGACGCCGCGACGAATGACCTCGTGAAGGCGTGGGTCTACGCGTGGGACACCCTCTCCCACGACTGGGAGCTCGCCCTCACGGACCTGATCGCGCAGGCGCAGGACGGCGCCTGGCCCACGCGGGCGACGATCTACCGTGCGGAGCGGGTCCTGCGGACCCTCGACGCCACGCAGGCCGCGCTTGAGCGGCTCGCTCGCGAGGCCGGGGTCCGGATCGTCGAGGACCTGGCTGCGATCGCGGCAGAGTCCGTGGAGTGGCAGGCGCGCCTGACCGCGTCGCAGATGCCCGCCCAGGCCGGCACGCAGGCTGTCCTCGGCGCCCAGTTCAACCGGGTCGAGGCCTCCGCGCTCGAGGCGATCGTGGCGCGCACGACGGAGCAGATCACCTCGACGCTCCTGCCCTTGTCCGCAGAGGCCGCCGCGTCGCTGAACGCGGCCCTGCTCCGCGGGGTCGCGCTCGGCGAGAACCCGAAGTCGGCGGCGAGAGCCATGCTCAAGCGCATCGAGTCGACCTTCAACGGTGGCCTCACGCGCGCCATGAACGTGGCCCGCACTGAGATGCTCGACGCTCACCGCGGCGCCGCCTACGCGCAGGACCAGGCCAACGCTGACGTCCTCGCGGCGTGGGAGTGGCATGCGGCCCTCGACCGGCGCACGTGCCCGTCCTGCCTCGCGCAGCACGGCCGCCAGCACCCGATCGACGAACCAGGGCCCTACGACCACCAGCAGGGCCGGTGCGCTCGTGTCCCGGTCACGAAGTCGTGGGCCGAGCTCGGGTTCACCGGGATCAAGGAGCCGAAGTCGCTCACCCAGGACGCCCGCGCGTGGTTCGACGCCCTGCCGGCGAAGGACCAGCTGCAGATCATGGGCCCCGCCCGACTCGACCTGCTCAAGTCCGGCGACATCGAGTGGGACGACCTGTCCCAGCGCCGCACCGCGACCGGGTGGCGCGACACCTACACCGTCACCCCGGTGTCAGCCCTGGCGTCGTCCTGA
- the terL gene encoding phage terminase large subunit — MSLAFLEHAARQFEPAPPPRWPSPAEMAVELDPKFRRTPAIDVINAAILETLNTPDGRLIVSMPPQEGKSTLATKWAPTWLLQDRPDTRIIIASYAANVARRMGRLIRGEVGTHADTLGMRIADDVAAQHEFQISGHLGGVYAVGIGGGLTSRPADLLIIDDPLKDRAEADSEVYRDRAWDWWTDVASTRLAPGAPVILILTRWHHDDLAGRLKAAEDGHLWRVENIPAQADHRPEQGETDVLGRQPGEYMISARGRTPAQWERRKVQSGPRTWAALFQGRPSPDQGDLFPSEWPRFDQPMHVNREGGSCWIPGHDFELVQSWDLAFKDTKASDYVVGQVWLRIGADVYLLDQVRARLSFTATLDAIKAMSAKWPQAIAKFVEDKANGPAVINALSRQLPGLIAVEPEGSKYARAAAVSPFVHSKNVHLPAAELLPNVEEFLEETRAFPNGAHDDTVDAFSQAVNRLLLMPLWEEDQFDSDDFVDDNPHAYLGGY, encoded by the coding sequence ATGTCGCTCGCCTTCCTCGAGCACGCCGCCCGCCAGTTCGAGCCCGCCCCGCCCCCGCGTTGGCCCTCCCCCGCAGAGATGGCCGTCGAGCTCGACCCGAAGTTCCGGCGCACCCCGGCGATCGACGTCATCAACGCCGCGATCCTCGAGACGCTGAACACTCCCGACGGGCGCCTCATCGTGTCGATGCCCCCGCAGGAGGGGAAGAGCACGCTCGCCACGAAGTGGGCGCCGACCTGGCTCCTACAGGACCGGCCCGACACGCGCATCATCATCGCGTCCTACGCCGCGAACGTCGCCCGCCGCATGGGCCGCCTCATCCGTGGCGAGGTCGGCACCCACGCCGACACGCTGGGGATGCGGATCGCGGACGACGTCGCAGCCCAGCACGAGTTCCAGATCTCCGGGCACCTCGGGGGCGTCTATGCCGTCGGCATCGGCGGTGGCCTCACCTCCCGCCCTGCCGACCTCTTGATCATCGACGACCCCCTCAAGGACCGCGCCGAAGCCGACTCCGAGGTGTACCGCGACCGCGCGTGGGACTGGTGGACCGACGTCGCCTCCACGCGACTCGCCCCCGGCGCGCCCGTGATCCTCATCCTCACCAGGTGGCACCACGACGACCTCGCCGGCCGACTCAAGGCCGCCGAGGACGGGCACCTGTGGCGCGTCGAGAACATCCCCGCGCAGGCCGACCACCGGCCCGAGCAGGGCGAGACCGACGTCCTGGGCCGCCAGCCCGGCGAGTACATGATCTCCGCCCGCGGTCGCACCCCGGCCCAGTGGGAGCGGCGCAAGGTTCAGTCCGGTCCCCGCACCTGGGCCGCGCTCTTCCAGGGCCGCCCCTCCCCGGACCAGGGCGACCTGTTCCCGTCCGAGTGGCCCCGCTTCGACCAGCCCATGCACGTCAACCGGGAGGGCGGGTCCTGCTGGATCCCCGGCCACGACTTCGAGCTCGTGCAGTCCTGGGACCTCGCGTTCAAGGACACCAAGGCCAGCGACTACGTCGTCGGGCAGGTCTGGCTCCGCATCGGCGCCGACGTGTACCTCCTCGACCAAGTCCGCGCCCGGCTGTCCTTCACGGCAACGCTGGACGCGATCAAGGCCATGTCGGCGAAGTGGCCCCAGGCCATCGCGAAGTTCGTCGAGGACAAGGCGAACGGGCCCGCCGTCATCAACGCCCTGTCACGCCAGCTCCCCGGCCTCATCGCCGTCGAGCCCGAGGGCAGCAAGTACGCACGCGCCGCCGCGGTGTCCCCGTTCGTCCACTCCAAGAACGTTCACCTCCCCGCCGCCGAACTCCTCCCGAACGTCGAGGAGTTCCTCGAGGAGACCCGCGCCTTCCCGAACGGCGCCCACGACGACACGGTCGACGCGTTCTCCCAGGCCGTGAACCGGCTCCTCCTCATGCCCCTGTGGGAAGAGGACCAGTTCGACTCCGACGACTTCGTCGACGACAACCCGCACGCCTACCTCGGCGGCTACTGA
- a CDS encoding SLATT domain-containing protein — protein sequence MAGDEVRRKAISDELDRLEERAMWSAQGQFERSKVWRGVNLWIGAPSAVCAAIAGGLTLATDSLNLIGGILALAAAAGGGVLTAVNAAARADRASTAGNAYLEIQTAARQARLIDLPTLEIEDARQVLSELTARIDEQNKSAEPTSKGNYLRASRNIEAGGQDYDVDNRARTGGESG from the coding sequence ATGGCAGGGGATGAAGTGAGGCGTAAGGCAATCTCTGACGAACTCGACCGTCTCGAAGAGCGTGCGATGTGGAGCGCTCAGGGGCAGTTCGAGCGATCCAAGGTTTGGCGAGGAGTCAACCTGTGGATCGGTGCCCCCTCGGCGGTATGCGCTGCGATCGCCGGTGGCCTCACCCTCGCGACGGACTCACTCAACCTGATCGGCGGCATCCTGGCACTCGCAGCCGCAGCAGGTGGCGGTGTCCTGACCGCCGTCAATGCAGCCGCTCGTGCGGACCGCGCCTCGACAGCCGGAAACGCCTACCTCGAGATCCAGACTGCAGCACGGCAAGCGCGGCTGATCGACCTCCCGACGCTTGAGATTGAGGACGCGCGCCAGGTCCTGAGCGAGCTCACCGCGCGGATCGACGAGCAGAACAAGTCGGCCGAACCGACGAGCAAGGGCAACTACCTGCGCGCCAGCAGGAACATTGAGGCCGGCGGTCAGGATTATGACGTAGATAATAGGGCACGCACTGGAGGCGAGAGTGGCTGA
- a CDS encoding nucleotidyltransferase domain-containing protein: MAERSVAQAYKVFLDWQIPSSAEREASARHRSSVETALRDKLSVRNVWETGSFRHGTGIHNHSDVDVIVSLGATKPLSSDTALKWVKDALVYRFPTTPIRVSRPAVVVNFAGGLERWEVIPGFYRGQEQSWNVFDIPAPGGGWMETAPSAHLKYVTQQNEDPKGGAKSLARLLKVWKYSNNVPVSSFYLEMRAARYMRDEPFFEASQDFATMMERLAASGLAAMNDPMGISGRIGATSTEAYRSTALATLRGDAIRARSALELEKIGKASDAFYKLNEIFPGRFPSRFY, encoded by the coding sequence GTGGCTGAGCGATCGGTAGCGCAGGCGTACAAGGTCTTCTTGGATTGGCAAATTCCCAGTTCGGCGGAGCGGGAGGCGTCGGCTCGACACCGTAGCTCCGTGGAGACTGCGCTTCGCGATAAGCTGTCAGTGCGGAACGTGTGGGAAACAGGTTCTTTCAGACATGGTACCGGAATACACAATCACAGCGATGTTGATGTCATTGTGAGCCTTGGTGCGACGAAGCCGCTTAGTTCGGATACTGCACTCAAGTGGGTCAAAGACGCGCTAGTGTACCGATTCCCGACCACTCCCATTCGTGTGAGCCGTCCTGCCGTTGTGGTCAACTTTGCTGGCGGCCTAGAGCGTTGGGAAGTTATACCAGGGTTCTACCGGGGCCAGGAGCAGAGTTGGAATGTCTTTGACATCCCCGCGCCGGGCGGAGGTTGGATGGAGACCGCACCCAGTGCGCATTTGAAGTATGTCACCCAGCAGAATGAAGACCCAAAAGGTGGAGCGAAGAGCCTTGCGCGACTCCTGAAGGTATGGAAGTACTCCAACAATGTTCCCGTCTCGTCGTTCTATCTTGAAATGAGGGCGGCTCGATATATGCGGGATGAGCCGTTCTTTGAAGCGTCTCAGGACTTCGCAACAATGATGGAACGACTAGCGGCCAGTGGGCTGGCGGCAATGAATGACCCCATGGGGATCTCTGGTCGTATCGGAGCGACCTCTACCGAGGCGTATCGATCGACCGCGCTCGCCACTCTTCGAGGGGATGCGATCCGAGCGCGGTCCGCGTTGGAGCTTGAGAAGATCGGCAAGGCCAGTGATGCATTCTACAAGCTGAATGAGATCTTCCCAGGCAGGTTTCCAAGTCGGTTTTATTAG